The Pseudomonas azotoformans genome has a segment encoding these proteins:
- a CDS encoding LysR family transcriptional regulator, with the protein MNKLELLRTFVRVTELSSFTQAGESLGLPRSTVSEHVQALEELLGARLLQRTTRKVQATQDGRVLYERSKDLLAHMEELEGLFRQDEAQLTGRIRVDMPNVMARGMILPHLPLFMERHPLIQMEISSSDRQVDLIAEGFDCVLRVGAQPDQTVVARRVCSMPMVNCASPAYLQRYGVPQTLADLADHQLVHYVRPLGARSSGFEYQAGGKVLRVPMAGRVTVNSTDAYQAACLGGFGITQVPLLGIRTLLANGELVAVLPDYPAPPLDVSLLYAGQRHLPLRVRVFMDWLAATLQAHL; encoded by the coding sequence ATGAACAAGCTTGAGCTGCTGCGCACCTTTGTGCGCGTCACCGAACTGTCGAGTTTCACCCAGGCCGGCGAGAGCCTGGGCCTGCCGCGTTCTACCGTGTCGGAGCACGTGCAGGCGCTGGAGGAATTGCTCGGCGCGCGTTTGCTGCAACGCACCACGCGCAAGGTGCAGGCGACCCAGGATGGCCGTGTGCTGTATGAGCGCAGCAAGGATTTGCTGGCGCACATGGAAGAGTTGGAGGGGTTGTTTCGCCAGGATGAGGCGCAGCTGACCGGCAGGATTCGCGTGGACATGCCCAACGTGATGGCGCGCGGCATGATCCTGCCGCACTTGCCGCTGTTCATGGAGCGCCATCCGCTGATCCAGATGGAAATCAGCAGCTCGGACCGCCAGGTGGACCTGATCGCCGAAGGCTTCGACTGCGTGTTGCGGGTGGGCGCCCAGCCCGATCAAACCGTGGTGGCACGCCGGGTGTGCAGCATGCCGATGGTCAACTGCGCGAGCCCGGCCTACCTGCAACGCTATGGCGTGCCGCAGACCCTGGCGGACTTGGCGGATCATCAATTGGTGCATTACGTCCGGCCGTTGGGCGCGCGTTCGTCCGGCTTTGAATATCAGGCGGGCGGCAAGGTACTGCGGGTGCCGATGGCAGGGCGTGTCACCGTCAACAGCACGGATGCCTACCAGGCGGCGTGCCTGGGTGGCTTCGGCATTACCCAGGTGCCGCTGCTGGGGATTCGCACCTTGTTGGCCAATGGCGAACTGGTGGCGGTGCTGCCGGATTACCCGGCGCCGCCGCTGGACGTGTCATTGCTCTACGCCGGCCAGCGGCATTTGCCGTTGCGGGTGCGAGTGTTCATGGACTGGTTAGCGGCGACCTTGCAAGCCCACCTCTAG
- a CDS encoding LysR family transcriptional regulator, whose translation MSLTLRQIRYFVATAEIGQISQAAIHLNISQSAVTTAIKELEAMLGVQLFVRSAQGMNLTDAGRHFLNRAYVILRSVDDALNSPLPDYRARGVLRLAASYTVLGYFLPHHLQRLEHWHPDVTIEVFEQERQAIEQGLLDGQFDMAVVLTANLTHPDIVSEILFNSERRLWLPSHHPLCERGAVSLADVAQEPYILLTVDEAEHSAMRYWEQAGQTPKVRLRTSSVEAVRSMVANGSGVAILSDLVHRPWSLEGKRIETLTVTDPVTPMSVGLAWHRERAFTPAMQAVRDYFHDAFLAPQQLSARR comes from the coding sequence ATGTCCCTCACCTTGCGCCAAATTCGTTATTTCGTCGCCACCGCCGAAATCGGCCAGATTTCCCAGGCGGCCATCCACCTGAACATCTCGCAATCGGCGGTAACCACGGCGATCAAGGAGCTGGAGGCGATGCTCGGCGTGCAGCTGTTCGTGCGTTCGGCCCAGGGCATGAACCTGACCGACGCGGGCCGGCATTTTCTCAACCGTGCCTACGTGATCCTGCGCAGTGTCGATGACGCGCTGAACAGCCCGCTGCCCGACTACCGCGCCCGTGGCGTGCTGCGCTTGGCGGCCAGTTACACGGTGCTCGGTTACTTCCTGCCGCACCACTTGCAACGCCTGGAACACTGGCACCCGGACGTGACCATCGAAGTCTTCGAACAGGAACGCCAGGCCATCGAACAGGGTCTGCTCGACGGCCAGTTCGACATGGCGGTGGTACTCACTGCCAACCTGACCCACCCGGATATCGTCTCGGAAATCCTGTTCAATTCAGAGCGCCGCCTGTGGCTGCCCAGCCATCATCCCTTGTGCGAACGTGGCGCCGTGAGCCTGGCGGATGTGGCCCAGGAGCCGTATATCCTGCTCACGGTTGACGAGGCTGAACACAGCGCCATGCGCTATTGGGAACAGGCCGGGCAGACGCCCAAGGTGCGCCTGCGCACCAGTTCGGTGGAGGCGGTGCGCAGCATGGTCGCCAATGGCAGCGGCGTGGCGATCCTGTCGGACCTGGTGCACCGGCCCTGGTCCCTGGAAGGCAAACGCATCGAAACGCTCACGGTCACCGATCCAGTGACGCCGATGAGCGTGGGTCTGGCCTGGCACCGCGAGCGCGCGTTTACCCCGGCAATGCAGGCGGTGCGCGATTATTTCCACGACGCGTTCCTGGCGCCGCAGCAGTTGTCGGCACGGCGCTAG